One region of Mesobacillus boroniphilus genomic DNA includes:
- a CDS encoding LL-diaminopimelate aminotransferase yields MNLYGSEKIRKMTSSIFQEVVDRKQTALMKGKDVIDLSIGSPDFSPPPFVIDELVKYSLDPGKYGYTLKGISEFNEAVKYFYQQRYSVELEAETEVLQLMGSQDGLAHLATAIIDPGDYVLVPDPGYPIYEASVTIAGGTIYPMPLLEGNNFLPQLNDIPLEILQKTKMIILSYPGNPVTALADRSFFEEVVQFARIHNILVVHDFAYSELIYDNNPQISFLSVPGAKEVGVEFNSLSKTFNMAGCRIGYVAGNSQVINLLASFKSHIDYGIFYPIQKAAIAALTSDYSFLKDQLKQYEVRRDALVSGFRNSGWQVANSPATMFVWAKIPTGWKSRDFAFKLIDEEGIVVVPGDAFGKQGEGYVRIAMVQPPERLTEASQRVNKFLSGFPLGI; encoded by the coding sequence ATGAATCTCTACGGATCGGAAAAGATTAGAAAAATGACTTCAAGTATTTTTCAGGAAGTGGTAGACCGTAAGCAGACTGCCTTAATGAAAGGGAAAGATGTGATCGACCTGAGTATAGGGAGTCCGGATTTTTCGCCGCCTCCTTTTGTCATTGATGAGCTTGTAAAGTATTCACTGGATCCAGGGAAATATGGATACACGCTAAAGGGAATAAGTGAATTTAATGAGGCAGTTAAATATTTTTACCAGCAGCGTTATTCGGTTGAACTTGAAGCTGAAACCGAAGTCCTGCAGCTAATGGGCTCTCAGGATGGTCTTGCCCATCTTGCTACTGCAATCATTGATCCTGGTGATTATGTACTTGTTCCAGATCCAGGTTATCCAATCTATGAAGCTAGCGTAACAATTGCAGGCGGAACTATTTATCCAATGCCTTTGCTGGAGGGAAATAATTTCCTGCCGCAGCTTAATGATATTCCTCTTGAAATTTTACAAAAGACGAAGATGATAATCTTGAGCTATCCTGGAAATCCAGTCACCGCACTGGCAGATCGCAGCTTTTTTGAAGAGGTGGTTCAGTTCGCCAGAATACATAACATCTTGGTCGTACATGACTTCGCCTATTCTGAATTGATTTATGATAATAACCCGCAAATAAGCTTCTTATCTGTACCCGGTGCAAAGGAGGTCGGAGTAGAGTTCAACTCACTCTCCAAAACTTTCAATATGGCAGGCTGCCGCATTGGCTATGTTGCCGGGAATTCTCAAGTTATTAATCTTCTTGCCTCATTTAAATCACATATCGATTATGGAATTTTCTATCCAATTCAAAAAGCAGCAATTGCTGCATTGACTTCTGATTATTCTTTCCTGAAGGATCAGCTAAAACAGTATGAAGTTCGGCGAGATGCTTTAGTATCCGGGTTTCGGAATAGCGGATGGCAAGTGGCCAATTCTCCGGCAACGATGTTTGTGTGGGCTAAAATTCCGACCGGCTGGAAATCCCGTGATTTTGCCTTCAAGCTGATTGATGAGGAAGGGATTGTCGTGGTTCCTGGTGATGCTTTTGGCAAACAAGGAGAAGGGTATGTGAGAATTGCTATGGTTCAGCCTCCAGAAAGGCTGACGGAGGCCTCACAGAGGGTCAATAAATTTCTGTCGGGATTTCCACTAGGAATATAA
- a CDS encoding YjiH family protein has translation MKFFIFSAIGIFMFFVPITVGEKSSIPLDHLVTWINTTFSAAAPYYAFIVILLGAIYPFYRKTWNKNPATIVFSLLKVLGVVVALMLLTKVGPAWLFKPNMGPFLYEKLVIPVGVLVPIGSVFLAMLVGYGLLEFLGVLLQPIMRPVWKTPGRAAIDAVASFVGSYSIGLLITNRVFKEGKYTIKEATIIATGFSTVSVTFMIVVAKTLGLMEVWNTYFWTTLLVTFLVTAITVRLRPLRTVSDEYYEGKGVPEEPVKEHRLKTAWAGAMSASNKAPALGKNILDNLRDGLIMTMGILPSILSVGLLGLVLAEFTPVFDIIGYIFYPFTLILQIPEPMLAAKASAIEIAEMFLPALLVTEAPMITKFVIGVVSVSAIIFFSALIPSIMSTEIPISLRKLVVIWVQRTILTLIIVAPIAHLLF, from the coding sequence ATGAAGTTCTTCATATTTAGTGCGATTGGCATCTTCATGTTTTTTGTTCCAATCACTGTTGGTGAAAAATCATCAATACCGCTCGACCACTTAGTTACTTGGATCAATACCACTTTTTCTGCAGCCGCTCCGTATTATGCATTTATTGTTATTTTATTGGGGGCCATTTATCCGTTTTACAGAAAAACGTGGAACAAGAATCCGGCGACTATCGTTTTTTCTTTGTTAAAAGTACTTGGCGTTGTCGTAGCGTTAATGCTGCTGACTAAAGTTGGGCCAGCATGGCTATTTAAACCAAACATGGGACCATTCCTGTATGAAAAGTTGGTTATACCGGTTGGTGTCCTCGTACCAATTGGCTCTGTATTTTTAGCAATGCTGGTAGGCTACGGTCTGCTAGAATTCCTTGGTGTATTGTTGCAGCCTATAATGCGACCTGTATGGAAGACACCAGGAAGGGCTGCGATTGATGCCGTAGCTTCCTTTGTAGGAAGCTATTCAATCGGCCTTCTGATTACCAATCGCGTGTTCAAGGAAGGTAAGTATACTATAAAAGAAGCCACCATTATCGCAACAGGTTTCTCGACTGTTTCTGTTACATTTATGATTGTTGTCGCAAAAACTTTAGGATTAATGGAAGTGTGGAACACGTATTTCTGGACAACGCTTTTAGTTACGTTTCTTGTAACCGCTATCACGGTGAGGTTGCGCCCTTTGCGAACGGTTAGTGATGAATATTATGAGGGCAAAGGAGTACCTGAAGAACCGGTGAAGGAACATCGCTTGAAAACGGCATGGGCTGGTGCTATGAGCGCATCGAACAAGGCGCCTGCACTTGGAAAAAACATTTTGGATAACTTGCGGGATGGACTCATTATGACGATGGGAATTTTGCCGTCGATTCTTTCTGTAGGATTGTTAGGGCTCGTATTAGCGGAATTCACCCCAGTGTTCGATATTATTGGCTATATTTTCTACCCATTTACATTAATCCTCCAGATTCCAGAGCCAATGCTGGCAGCTAAGGCATCCGCAATCGAAATTGCTGAAATGTTCCTGCCTGCCTTGCTTGTAACAGAAGCCCCCATGATCACAAAGTTTGTCATCGGTGTTGTTTCTGTGTCAGCTATTATCTTTTTCTCTGCGCTGATTCCAAGCATTATGTCGACAGAAATACCCATCAGCCTGCGAAAATTGGTAGTCATCTGGGTTCAGAGGACTATCCTAACTCTCATCATTGTAGCGCCAATCGCACATCTATTGTTTTGA
- a CDS encoding DUF2785 domain-containing protein, producing the protein MAAEQLKNELKELDFQKPETIKSKDLDQLIIQMVQHIGSTDPVLRDKLIYSSFYHLTKDGYLNHQQMEYLIQTCLDQNHLFIGIGSMNEDSVFTRAFSTLVIALILDRDREERFLSEEMALKAIESSILYLQKEEDTRGYVEDKGWAHSVAHGADLLAEAIKHPLFDLALASECLTTVGSCILKDTAYIDEEDERLIYAVIALLEKGMDENLLKEWIVNLSNNVTEIKNTTGYTPYYFRMNTNLNQFIKSLYFRLLFLNIGLQTRQEIEHILKPQVLA; encoded by the coding sequence ATGGCTGCTGAGCAATTAAAGAATGAATTAAAAGAATTAGATTTTCAAAAACCTGAAACTATTAAAAGCAAGGATCTCGATCAACTTATTATACAGATGGTTCAACATATTGGCTCAACTGACCCAGTATTAAGGGACAAACTGATTTATAGTTCGTTTTATCATTTAACGAAAGATGGTTATTTGAATCATCAACAAATGGAATATTTAATCCAAACCTGCCTTGACCAAAATCATTTATTTATAGGGATTGGCTCGATGAATGAGGATTCGGTATTCACGAGGGCATTTTCAACACTGGTGATAGCTCTTATTTTAGATAGGGATCGTGAAGAACGATTTCTTTCGGAAGAGATGGCCCTTAAAGCCATAGAGAGCAGCATTCTATACTTACAAAAAGAAGAAGATACCCGAGGATATGTCGAGGATAAAGGCTGGGCCCACTCTGTAGCACATGGAGCAGATTTATTGGCCGAGGCAATCAAGCATCCGTTATTTGATCTGGCTTTAGCAAGCGAATGTCTTACTACGGTCGGAAGTTGTATCTTAAAAGACACAGCCTATATTGATGAAGAAGATGAGCGGCTAATCTATGCTGTCATAGCCCTGTTAGAAAAAGGGATGGATGAAAATCTATTAAAAGAGTGGATTGTGAATCTATCAAACAACGTAACAGAGATAAAGAATACAACTGGCTATACCCCCTACTACTTCAGGATGAACACTAATTTAAATCAATTCATAAAGTCACTTTATTTCCGACTGCTGTTTTTAAACATCGGTCTGCAAACACGACAGGAGATTGAACACATCTTAAAACCTCAAGTCTTGGCTTAA
- a CDS encoding LLM class flavin-dependent oxidoreductase: MKYGFWLPIFGGWLRNAEDENMPPTFDYAKQVIQSAEKWGYSTTLIAELYLNDIKGPEHDSLEAWTTAAALASVTEKIEIMAAVRPGFHNPAVTAKMAANIDQISNGRFTLNVVSAWWEEEARQYGGIFTEHDERYERTTEFIDLLKGLWSEDSFSYEGKFYDLKDTKLFPKPVQRPNPILYAGGESEKGKQTIIEKCDAYVMHGGTVKEIQRKITDMITRRASTPNPELSVFGMAAYVICRDTEEEAIAELGRITDVKESSAYAGFKDFTSKSQLEQQIHLQDYSVSNRGLRPNLVGTPEQIAERILQYEEAGLGLLLLQFSPQLEEMERFASQVMPLVEAKRKQVSV; the protein is encoded by the coding sequence ATGAAATATGGATTTTGGCTGCCGATTTTTGGCGGATGGCTTAGGAATGCAGAGGATGAAAACATGCCGCCTACCTTTGATTATGCAAAGCAGGTGATTCAATCAGCAGAAAAATGGGGCTATTCAACCACTTTGATAGCAGAGTTATATCTGAATGATATCAAAGGTCCTGAGCATGACTCCCTTGAAGCTTGGACTACAGCTGCTGCTCTGGCTTCTGTAACTGAAAAAATCGAGATCATGGCTGCTGTAAGGCCAGGTTTCCATAATCCTGCAGTAACAGCAAAGATGGCAGCAAACATAGATCAAATCAGCAACGGTCGTTTTACTCTTAATGTAGTTTCAGCATGGTGGGAGGAAGAGGCACGCCAGTACGGCGGGATTTTTACCGAACATGATGAAAGATATGAACGGACTACAGAGTTCATTGATTTACTCAAGGGACTATGGAGTGAAGATAGCTTCTCTTATGAAGGTAAGTTTTACGATTTGAAGGACACGAAGCTGTTTCCGAAACCAGTCCAGCGCCCGAATCCGATTTTATACGCCGGCGGAGAAAGCGAGAAAGGGAAGCAGACGATTATAGAAAAATGCGATGCCTATGTCATGCATGGCGGGACAGTAAAAGAAATACAGCGGAAAATAACGGATATGATTACACGCAGGGCATCAACTCCAAATCCAGAACTATCAGTGTTCGGAATGGCTGCTTATGTCATTTGCCGGGATACAGAGGAGGAAGCCATTGCTGAATTGGGGCGTATCACGGATGTTAAAGAATCCAGTGCATATGCAGGTTTTAAAGATTTTACGAGTAAGTCTCAGCTTGAACAGCAGATTCACCTCCAAGATTATTCTGTATCGAACCGTGGATTGCGGCCGAATTTAGTCGGTACACCAGAGCAAATCGCCGAGCGGATTTTACAGTATGAAGAAGCAGGTTTAGGCTTGCTATTACTGCAATTCTCCCCGCAGCTCGAGGAAATGGAACGCTTTGCTAGTCAGGTAATGCCGCTTGTTGAGGCAAAAAGGAAGCAAGTGAGTGTTTGA
- a CDS encoding ATP-grasp domain-containing protein: protein MSKVYIIHENSEWTVHLTRRLEELGVPFEEWHLDEGLLDLSKEPPEGIFYSRMSASSHTRGHRFAPEYTAQVLSWLETHGRKVYNGSRALELEVSKVKQYLELNKHGVRTPRTIAAVGKKQLLDAAKEFDGKAFITKHNRAGKGLGVQLFQSIEALKSYVDGPSFEEPVDGVTLIQEYVQSPESYITRCEFVGGEFIYAVRVDTSEGFELCPADACKIGDLFCPVGEEVEEKPKFLVIDGFDDPIIEKYKRVLEVNNINVAGIEFIRNESGEIFTYDINTNTNYNSDAEAKAGKFGMLELAKFLGEELAVEYGTVTR, encoded by the coding sequence ATGAGTAAAGTATACATTATCCATGAAAATAGCGAATGGACAGTCCATTTGACAAGGCGGCTGGAAGAGCTGGGAGTTCCATTTGAAGAATGGCATCTTGACGAGGGGCTCCTTGATTTATCAAAGGAACCACCTGAGGGGATTTTTTATAGCAGAATGAGTGCTTCTTCTCATACAAGAGGACATCGCTTCGCCCCTGAATATACGGCACAGGTTTTATCATGGCTGGAAACCCATGGAAGGAAGGTGTATAACGGATCCCGGGCGTTGGAACTGGAGGTAAGCAAGGTTAAGCAATATCTTGAGCTGAACAAGCATGGTGTAAGGACTCCGAGGACAATTGCGGCTGTCGGGAAAAAACAGCTATTAGATGCTGCGAAGGAATTTGACGGGAAAGCATTTATAACTAAGCATAATCGCGCTGGAAAAGGTCTTGGGGTTCAGCTGTTTCAATCGATTGAAGCACTGAAGTCATATGTTGATGGACCTTCTTTTGAAGAACCGGTTGATGGTGTGACGCTGATCCAGGAATATGTCCAGTCCCCGGAAAGCTATATTACAAGATGCGAATTTGTCGGCGGAGAGTTTATTTATGCGGTGAGAGTTGATACATCTGAAGGGTTTGAATTGTGCCCGGCTGATGCCTGCAAAATCGGAGACCTTTTCTGCCCTGTTGGGGAAGAAGTTGAAGAAAAGCCGAAATTCCTGGTTATCGATGGATTCGACGACCCAATCATTGAAAAATATAAGAGAGTACTAGAAGTAAATAATATAAATGTTGCTGGTATTGAATTCATCAGAAATGAATCAGGGGAAATTTTCACTTACGATATCAATACAAATACAAATTATAATTCAGATGCTGAAGCAAAAGCAGGGAAATTTGGCATGCTCGAGCTGGCAAAGTTTTTAGGAGAAGAGCTGGCTGTAGAGTATGGGACAGTGACAAGATGA